Proteins co-encoded in one Nicotiana sylvestris chromosome 7, ASM39365v2, whole genome shotgun sequence genomic window:
- the LOC104226357 gene encoding NDR1/HIN1-like protein 2 has translation MGRCCCCNCLFSCVFACICQVLCAIIIILGVIILALWLIFRPNKVYFHIADASLTKFDFSPTTNTLDYDLSLSVDIRNSNKRIGVYFDKIEAKTTYHRQKFANTNLESFYQDPKNTTILNPVLKGQSSVYLGDSEKSDYNDEKKSGMYRIFTVLYMRIRLKSGWITSGKIKLAAGCELKVPMKSNGGSSGTFERTNCVIIPWARH, from the coding sequence ATGGGGCGCTGCTGCTGCTGCAACTGCCTCTTCAGCTGCGTTTTCGCATGCATCTGTCAAGTACTCTGCGCCATTATCATCATTTTGGGCGTCATTATTTTAGCCCTTTGGCTCATTTTCAGGCCCAATAAGGTCTACTTCCACATCGCTGACGCCTCGCTCACAAAGTTCGATTTCTCCCCCACGACAAACACCCTCGATTATGATCTTTCCCTCAGCGTTGACATCAGAAACTCCAACAAAAGGATTGGGGTTTACTTTGACAAAATCGAAGCCAAGACTACTTATCATCGCCAAAAGTTTGCCAATACCAATCTTGAATCGTTCTATCAGGACCCCAAGAATACTACTATCTTGAATCCAGTGCTCAAGGGCCAGAGTTCGGTTTATTTGGGAGATAGTGAGAAATCAGATTACAATGACGAGAAGAAATCTGGGATGTACAGGATTTTCACTGTGCTTTACATGCGTATTAGGCTTAAGTCTGGTTGGATCACATCAGGGAAGATTAAGTTAGCAGCTGGCTGTGAGTTGAAGGTTCCTATGAAATCAAATGGTGGATCTTCGGGTACTTTTGAGAGAACCAACTGCGTTATTATACCTTGGGCGCGCCATTAA